A region of the Agromyces sp. CF514 genome:
GATCCCGGTCAAGGAGTAGTCGCGGCATGATCCACCACCTCTGTGCCTCGGGCGTCAGCGTGCTCGTCGATGCCCGAGGCACGGGGGTGCCCGCGATCGTGCACTGGGGCCGCGACCTCGGCGAACTCGACGACGCAGCACTCGCGGCCCTCGCCGACGCCGTCGTGCCCGCCGTGTCGCCGAGCTCGATCGACGTGCCGCTCCGGCTCTCGCTCGCACCGTCGCTCGCCGACGGCTGGAGCGGCCGCCCCGGCCTCGCGGTCGCCGGCGAACGCCCCGTCGACCTCGCGCTCGCACTGCGCTCGTGCGAACGTATCGCCGACTCCGCCGGTGACCGGCTCGCGATCTCGGTGACGGATGCCGCGGCATCCGTCGATCTCGCCATCGCCCTCGAGCTCACCCCCCAGGGCGTGCTGCGCATGCGTCACGTGGTGACGAACGTGGGCGAGGCGACGCTGCACCTCGGCGCCGCGGCATCCGTCGTGCCGGTGCCGGATCGCGCCCGTGAGCTGCTCGACTTCTCGGGGCTCTGGGCGAACGAACGCCGCCCGCAGCGCCTCACCCCCGGGCACGGCGTGTGGACGCGCGAGTCGCGGCACGGCCGTCCCGGGCACGACGACGCGTTCCTGCTCGCGGCCGGCACTCCGGGCTTCGGCTTCCGCACGGGCGAGGTCTGGGCGGCGCATGTCGCGTGGAGCGGCGATCGCGCCCTCTGGTTCGAACGCAGCGCGCTCGGCCCGACGACGATCGGCGGCGGCGAGCTGCTCGGCCTGGGGGAGGTCGTGCTCGCCGAAGGCGAGACGTACGACGCGCCCTGGCTCGTGCTCGCCTGGTCGGACGCCGGACTCGACGGGGTCTCGGCGCGACTGCACCCGTGGGTGCGCTCGTGGTCGACGATCGACCGCCCGCGCCCGGTGGTGCTCAACACCTGGGAAGCCGTGTACTTCGACCAGTCGCTCGACGGCCTGCAGCCGCTCATCGACGCGGCCGCCGAGGTCGGCGTCGAGCGGTTCGTGCTCGACGACGGCTGGTTCCGCGGCCGGACCGACGACCGTCGTGCCCTCGGCGACTGGTTCGTCGACGCCGGGACCTGGCCCGACGGGCTGGGGCCGCTCATCGACCGCGTGGTCGCGGCGGGAATGGACTTCGGCCTCTGGGTCGAGCCCGAGATGGTCAGCCGCGACTCCGACGTGGCCCGCGAGCACCCC
Encoded here:
- a CDS encoding alpha-galactosidase, with product MIHHLCASGVSVLVDARGTGVPAIVHWGRDLGELDDAALAALADAVVPAVSPSSIDVPLRLSLAPSLADGWSGRPGLAVAGERPVDLALALRSCERIADSAGDRLAISVTDAAASVDLAIALELTPQGVLRMRHVVTNVGEATLHLGAAASVVPVPDRARELLDFSGLWANERRPQRLTPGHGVWTRESRHGRPGHDDAFLLAAGTPGFGFRTGEVWAAHVAWSGDRALWFERSALGPTTIGGGELLGLGEVVLAEGETYDAPWLVLAWSDAGLDGVSARLHPWVRSWSTIDRPRPVVLNTWEAVYFDQSLDGLQPLIDAAAEVGVERFVLDDGWFRGRTDDRRALGDWFVDAGTWPDGLGPLIDRVVAAGMDFGLWVEPEMVSRDSDVAREHPDWVLQPVGAPTWRWQNTLDLANPAAFAYLFERLDALLSEHPIASLKWDHNRDLLAIDAHRQTRAFLRLVDAVRAAHPEVEIESCASGGARIDLGVLERVERVWTSDTNDPLVRQRIQRFTSLVVPPEYLGGHLGAAHAHTTGRSSSLSFRMITALFGSAGIEWNLAEAAPHEREAVAGWIALFKRERGFLHSGVVVRGDDADPGVLGHGVVAPDGSRALYARVALDSAETALPAPARIPGLDPDRRYRVRPVEVGGPPPVIADAPPPWWAAGEVVLSGRVLGETGLAMPLLAPENALLLEVTAV